In the genome of Desulfofarcimen acetoxidans DSM 771, one region contains:
- the gltA gene encoding NADPH-dependent glutamate synthase: MTEEKKSKKVVPTKYPMPHQDAAVRARNFEEVALGLDEETAVLEAQRCLQCKKEPCRKGCPVEVLIPDFIKLVAERDFAGAIKKLKEKNALPAVCGRVCPQENQCESYCTVGKKNEPVAIGRLERFCADWERTQGIEVPEIAPSTGKKVAIIGSGPGGLTCAADLAKLGHKVTIFEALHVAGGVLMYGIPQFRLPKEIVQAEIETLRKMGVEIEVNAVVGKFATIDELMKEEGFDAVYIGTGAGLPYFMEIPGENACGVYSANEFLTRTNLMKGYKFPEYDTPIKVGSKVAVLGGGNVAMDAARTALRLGASESWIVYRRSKEELPARHEEAEHAEEEGVKFAFLTSPVRVISNDEGWVTGMECVKYELGEPDASGRRRPIAIKGSEFIMDVDTVVVAIGQGPNPLVPKTTEGLETNKRGNIVADPATGATSKPGVYAGGDVVTGAATVILAMGAGRVAAKSMHEYLSK; encoded by the coding sequence ATGACTGAAGAAAAGAAATCTAAAAAGGTTGTTCCGACTAAGTATCCTATGCCGCATCAGGATGCAGCAGTACGTGCCAGGAACTTTGAAGAGGTTGCTCTCGGCCTTGATGAGGAAACAGCAGTATTAGAGGCTCAACGCTGCCTGCAGTGCAAAAAGGAGCCTTGCCGGAAGGGCTGCCCGGTGGAAGTATTGATACCTGATTTTATTAAACTGGTTGCCGAGCGTGACTTTGCCGGAGCGATTAAGAAGCTGAAGGAAAAGAACGCTTTACCGGCTGTATGCGGCAGGGTTTGCCCGCAGGAAAACCAGTGTGAGAGTTACTGTACTGTAGGTAAGAAAAACGAGCCGGTTGCTATCGGACGTTTGGAAAGATTTTGTGCCGACTGGGAGAGAACCCAGGGTATTGAGGTTCCGGAAATTGCACCTTCTACAGGTAAGAAGGTGGCCATTATCGGTTCCGGTCCGGGCGGTTTAACCTGTGCTGCCGACCTGGCCAAATTGGGTCATAAAGTTACTATCTTTGAAGCACTGCATGTAGCAGGCGGTGTTTTGATGTACGGTATTCCGCAATTTCGTCTGCCTAAAGAAATAGTACAGGCAGAAATTGAAACTCTGCGCAAAATGGGTGTAGAGATTGAAGTTAATGCCGTTGTCGGCAAATTTGCAACAATTGATGAGTTAATGAAAGAAGAAGGCTTTGATGCCGTGTATATCGGTACAGGAGCCGGTTTGCCTTACTTTATGGAAATTCCGGGCGAGAATGCCTGTGGCGTATATTCCGCTAACGAGTTTTTAACCAGAACCAATCTAATGAAGGGTTACAAATTCCCTGAATATGATACACCTATTAAAGTCGGCAGCAAGGTGGCCGTATTGGGTGGCGGCAACGTGGCTATGGACGCGGCCCGGACTGCTTTGCGCCTGGGTGCTTCTGAATCCTGGATCGTTTACCGCCGTTCCAAAGAAGAGTTGCCGGCCCGTCATGAAGAAGCCGAGCACGCTGAGGAAGAAGGAGTCAAGTTTGCTTTTCTGACCAGCCCGGTGCGTGTTATCAGTAATGATGAAGGTTGGGTAACAGGTATGGAATGTGTGAAATATGAACTTGGTGAACCTGACGCTTCCGGCAGGCGCAGGCCTATTGCCATCAAAGGCTCCGAGTTTATCATGGATGTAGACACTGTTGTCGTGGCTATCGGCCAGGGCCCCAACCCGCTGGTGCCGAAAACCACAGAGGGTTTGGAAACCAACAAGCGCGGCAATATAGTTGCTGATCCGGCTACCGGAGCTACCTCTAAGCCGGGAGTTTATGCCGGCGGTGATGTTGTAACCGGAGCTGCTACCGTTATACTGGCCATGGGTGCCGGTAGAGTAGCTGCCAAGAGCATGCATGAGTATTTGAGTAAGTAA
- the accC gene encoding acetyl-CoA carboxylase biotin carboxylase subunit, translating into MFNKILIANRGEIALRIIRACRELGIKTVAVYSEADRDSLPVKLADEAYCIGAPQPAKSYLSQANIISAALVSGADAIHPGYGFLAENAGFAEKCESCKITFIGPSVKAIEMMGNKSVARETMIKEGVPVVPGTESIIKDINEALELANGMGYPVLIKASAGGGGRGMRVAHSKDDLERSIQAAQSEAQSAFGCADVYLEKYVEEPRHIEFQILGDKFDNIVYLGERDCSIQRRNQKVIEESPSTALTPELRSRMGEAAVKAARSVGYHNAGTIEFLLDRNNNFYFIEMNTRIQVEHPVTEMVTGIDLIKEQIRLAAGEPLGYTQDDIQFRGWAIECRINAEDPARNFMPSPGKITKYIAPGGPGVRLDSFVYEGYTVLPYYDSMIGKLIVLGKDREEAIVRMQRALSEFVIEGVSTIIPFHLQVLGNAFFRKGEIYTNFIQRRIGI; encoded by the coding sequence ATGTTCAACAAAATACTCATAGCCAACAGGGGAGAGATCGCCTTACGAATAATCAGGGCCTGCCGGGAACTGGGTATCAAAACAGTTGCTGTGTATTCCGAGGCTGACCGGGACAGTTTGCCTGTGAAACTGGCTGATGAAGCTTATTGTATCGGTGCCCCTCAACCTGCTAAAAGTTATTTAAGCCAGGCTAACATTATCAGTGCCGCTCTTGTCTCGGGGGCTGATGCTATACACCCCGGTTACGGTTTTCTGGCAGAGAATGCCGGTTTTGCGGAAAAGTGTGAGAGTTGTAAAATAACTTTTATCGGCCCGTCCGTTAAAGCTATTGAAATGATGGGCAATAAATCCGTAGCCAGGGAAACCATGATTAAAGAAGGTGTACCGGTTGTTCCCGGTACGGAAAGCATTATTAAGGATATTAATGAAGCCCTGGAACTGGCTAATGGAATGGGCTATCCTGTATTGATTAAAGCCTCTGCCGGCGGCGGCGGCCGTGGTATGCGCGTTGCTCACAGTAAAGATGATCTGGAGAGATCTATCCAGGCGGCTCAGAGTGAAGCCCAGTCTGCTTTCGGGTGTGCTGATGTTTATCTTGAGAAATATGTGGAAGAGCCGCGCCATATTGAGTTTCAAATTTTAGGAGATAAATTCGATAACATTGTCTACTTGGGTGAGAGGGATTGTTCCATCCAGCGTCGCAATCAAAAGGTTATCGAAGAATCACCATCTACTGCTTTGACACCGGAGCTGCGCAGCAGAATGGGAGAAGCTGCCGTGAAGGCTGCGCGCTCAGTAGGTTACCATAATGCCGGTACTATAGAATTTTTGCTGGATCGCAACAATAATTTCTATTTTATAGAAATGAATACCCGTATCCAGGTAGAACACCCGGTTACCGAGATGGTTACGGGGATAGATTTAATTAAGGAGCAAATCAGGCTGGCTGCCGGAGAGCCTCTGGGTTATACGCAGGATGACATACAGTTTCGCGGTTGGGCTATCGAATGCCGTATTAATGCTGAAGATCCGGCTCGCAATTTTATGCCCAGCCCCGGCAAAATTACCAAATATATAGCACCGGGCGGGCCTGGTGTCAGGTTGGACAGTTTTGTATACGAAGGGTATACTGTGCTTCCCTACTATGATTCCATGATCGGTAAACTGATCGTTTTAGGAAAAGACCGTGAAGAAGCTATCGTCCGGATGCAGCGGGCCTTGAGTGAGTTTGTAATTGAAGGTGTGTCTACCATTATACCCTTTCATTTGCAGGTGTTGGGCAATGCTTTCTTCAGAAAAGGCGAGATTTACACCAATTTTATTCAGCGCAGGATTGGTATCTAA
- a CDS encoding DMT family transporter → MPFSLLLMLLLITIIWGYAWIFMKVSLYYMGPFTFAFFRFAAGSLVMLFISSLRSKLRPANEDWPYLALLGLMQTALTFTLLMYGMVFVSAGKSSVLLYTMPIWSMVLAYFFLQEKITGRKIGSLLLGSSGLLLILGWDIVYRQNLKVLMGESLIILGALSWAAANIIIKKRFNCHDKIMVSTWQMVFGTAGIALAALAMEWGKPVLWAPLPVFSVLFCGVLASAFCFTAWFIILSRIDTTAASISLMFVPVIAVFSGWLHLNEEINASMLAGVLLISFSIYLASVQKKNRRQKNTIDRP, encoded by the coding sequence ATGCCGTTTAGCTTGTTGCTGATGTTATTGTTAATAACAATTATCTGGGGTTATGCCTGGATTTTTATGAAAGTTTCCTTATATTATATGGGACCGTTTACCTTTGCCTTCTTTCGTTTTGCGGCAGGTTCACTGGTTATGCTGTTCATCTCGTCATTGCGAAGTAAACTAAGGCCGGCAAATGAGGATTGGCCTTACCTGGCACTTTTAGGCTTAATGCAAACAGCCCTTACTTTTACCTTACTTATGTATGGCATGGTTTTTGTCAGTGCCGGTAAGTCCTCTGTTTTGTTGTATACGATGCCTATTTGGAGTATGGTTTTAGCCTACTTTTTCCTGCAGGAGAAGATAACCGGAAGAAAAATCGGCAGCTTGCTCCTGGGTAGTTCGGGGTTGTTGCTGATTTTAGGTTGGGATATCGTATACCGGCAAAATCTTAAGGTTCTAATGGGAGAAAGTTTAATTATATTAGGAGCCCTGTCCTGGGCAGCGGCAAACATAATAATCAAAAAAAGATTTAATTGCCATGATAAGATAATGGTTTCCACCTGGCAAATGGTTTTTGGTACTGCCGGCATCGCTCTGGCTGCGCTGGCTATGGAGTGGGGCAAGCCGGTTTTGTGGGCGCCGCTGCCGGTATTTTCAGTATTGTTCTGTGGAGTGCTGGCTTCAGCTTTTTGTTTTACAGCCTGGTTTATTATTCTCTCTCGGATAGATACAACTGCGGCTTCCATATCTCTGATGTTTGTACCGGTTATAGCCGTTTTTTCCGGCTGGCTGCACCTGAATGAGGAAATTAACGCCAGCATGCTGGCAGGGGTCTTGCTAATCAGCTTCAGTATTTATCTGGCCTCAGTACAGAAAAAAAACAGGCGGCAAAAAAATACTATTGATAGGCCATAA
- a CDS encoding replication-associated recombination protein A codes for MNLFEHAMERDMAKAAPLAARMRPKSLEEFEEQSTIVGPGTTLRRSIENDSLMSMIFFGPPGTGKTALANIIASMTKSHFETINAVMAGVGDIRRVVDEAQKRRSYYGEKTVLFIDEIHRFNKAQQDALLPFVENGLITLIGSTTENPMFSVNRPILSRSQLYRFELLSTEAIVRLLQRALQDRNRGLGNYNTGADPEALPYLAEISNGDARAALNALELAVITTVPEENGSRKLTLATVQEALQKRLPKYNQKDEHYDVVSAFIKSMRGSDPDATLYWLARLLYAGEDPQFISRRIMIHAAEDVGLADPLALVVAASAAQSVERVGLPEARIILAEAALYIARAPKSNSVVKGIDSAMAAVENKRHEPVPAHLRDASYKGAKDLGHGKGYKYPHDYQNHWVEQDYLPAGLSGTKFFEPPEN; via the coding sequence ATGAACCTTTTCGAACACGCCATGGAAAGAGACATGGCTAAAGCGGCCCCTTTAGCCGCGCGCATGAGGCCTAAAAGCCTGGAGGAATTCGAAGAGCAGTCAACAATTGTAGGACCTGGCACTACCCTCAGGCGTTCTATTGAAAACGACAGCCTGATGTCGATGATTTTTTTCGGGCCACCCGGTACCGGTAAGACTGCTCTGGCCAACATCATCGCCTCTATGACCAAATCACACTTTGAAACTATAAATGCTGTTATGGCCGGAGTGGGCGACATTCGTCGGGTAGTAGATGAAGCACAGAAAAGACGCTCTTACTACGGAGAAAAAACTGTTTTATTTATTGATGAAATCCACAGATTTAACAAAGCTCAGCAGGACGCTCTGCTGCCATTTGTAGAAAACGGCCTGATTACCCTGATCGGCTCCACCACTGAAAATCCCATGTTTTCAGTTAACAGGCCCATCCTGTCACGCTCGCAATTATACCGCTTTGAACTTCTTTCCACGGAAGCCATTGTCCGGTTGCTGCAAAGGGCCTTGCAGGACCGCAACAGAGGGCTGGGTAATTATAATACCGGTGCCGATCCGGAAGCTCTTCCATACTTGGCCGAAATATCCAACGGCGACGCACGCGCTGCCTTAAATGCTTTGGAGTTGGCTGTAATAACTACTGTACCGGAAGAAAACGGCAGCCGCAAGCTGACACTGGCTACAGTACAGGAGGCACTTCAGAAAAGACTGCCTAAATATAATCAAAAAGATGAGCATTATGATGTGGTTTCTGCTTTTATTAAAAGCATGCGGGGTTCAGATCCGGATGCTACACTGTACTGGTTGGCCAGACTGCTTTATGCCGGTGAAGATCCGCAATTTATCAGCCGGCGGATCATGATTCATGCCGCTGAAGACGTGGGATTGGCAGATCCTCTGGCACTGGTGGTCGCTGCGTCAGCCGCCCAGTCCGTAGAAAGGGTGGGCCTGCCGGAAGCCAGAATCATTCTGGCGGAAGCAGCACTTTATATTGCCCGGGCACCTAAGAGCAACTCTGTTGTCAAAGGAATCGACAGTGCCATGGCAGCGGTAGAAAATAAGAGGCATGAACCGGTTCCCGCTCATTTAAGAGATGCCAGCTATAAAGGAGCCAAAGACCTCGGTCACGGCAAAGGCTATAAATACCCGCATGATTATCAAAACCACTGGGTTGAACAGGATTATCTGCCTGCCGGTCTGTCCGGGACAAAATTCTTCGAACCGCCGGAAAACTAA
- a CDS encoding Asp23/Gls24 family envelope stress response protein codes for MTAGYQVSQPVESKMGSIKISGDVVRVIAGKALEDISGVVGINSSSNPRQSDFKSLTQGIKAELSENLVAITLQVQVEYGYNIPDVAFHIQVAVKRRVEEITGLAVTAVNITVEGVRET; via the coding sequence ATGACAGCCGGTTACCAGGTAAGCCAGCCCGTAGAAAGTAAAATGGGTTCGATTAAAATATCAGGTGATGTGGTTAGAGTAATCGCCGGTAAAGCATTAGAAGATATTTCAGGTGTGGTCGGGATAAACAGTAGTTCTAATCCTAGACAATCTGATTTCAAAAGTCTGACACAGGGAATAAAAGCAGAGCTATCAGAAAATCTGGTTGCTATTACCCTGCAAGTTCAGGTTGAATACGGTTATAATATACCGGATGTTGCTTTTCATATTCAGGTCGCAGTAAAAAGGCGAGTGGAAGAAATAACCGGGTTGGCAGTTACTGCTGTTAATATTACCGTTGAAGGTGTCAGAGAAACATAA
- a CDS encoding copper amine oxidase N-terminal domain-containing protein, producing MKKPILIFVLLIACFFSTLAPLMAGTTARLIVNGQVIEGSFIAQNDSLLVPLRSVMETLGALVLYNDQEKLIMAKKADTVIALQIGNKLAAVNNKQVTLDQAPFFYQGQVLVPLSFLAGALNTQVNWDKQASTAYVNAAIEDKLCQPVDEKNKQLLYNRLAELENRYFEIRSGQGYSDREEIASLLTEVFADREVARAYADEKQLFAESYNSSDIYQGVSNDWVGINCVTMFTPSSEILVLQSAPDTFELLAICHLDLDSLFGITKTTLIKKGDSFRLLREDFYAAADIVCRQALPAQ from the coding sequence GTGAAAAAGCCAATACTTATTTTTGTTCTATTAATCGCATGTTTTTTTAGCACCCTGGCCCCTCTTATGGCTGGTACAACCGCCAGACTTATAGTAAACGGCCAGGTTATTGAAGGAAGCTTTATTGCACAAAATGACAGCTTGCTGGTACCGTTAAGAAGCGTAATGGAAACTCTTGGGGCTTTAGTACTTTATAACGATCAGGAAAAATTAATTATGGCTAAAAAGGCGGATACGGTTATTGCCCTGCAGATAGGCAATAAGCTTGCAGCTGTTAATAACAAGCAGGTAACCCTTGACCAGGCGCCTTTTTTTTACCAAGGGCAGGTTCTCGTGCCACTGAGTTTTCTGGCCGGTGCTTTAAATACTCAGGTAAACTGGGATAAACAGGCTTCTACTGCTTATGTTAATGCCGCCATAGAAGACAAGCTTTGCCAACCGGTTGACGAAAAAAACAAACAATTATTGTATAACCGGTTAGCAGAATTGGAGAACAGGTATTTTGAGATTAGATCCGGTCAAGGATACTCTGACCGGGAAGAAATAGCCAGCTTATTAACGGAAGTATTTGCTGATAGGGAAGTTGCCAGGGCATATGCTGATGAGAAGCAACTGTTTGCGGAAAGTTACAACAGCAGCGATATTTACCAGGGTGTTAGCAATGATTGGGTTGGCATAAACTGCGTTACCATGTTCACCCCCAGCAGTGAAATTCTGGTTTTGCAGTCCGCCCCTGATACTTTTGAGTTACTAGCAATTTGCCATTTGGATTTAGACAGTTTATTCGGCATAACCAAAACGACCCTTATTAAAAAGGGCGACAGCTTTAGACTGCTTCGAGAGGACTTTTACGCTGCAGCAGACATAGTTTGCCGGCAAGCATTGCCGGCTCAATAG
- the xseA gene encoding exodeoxyribonuclease VII large subunit — MLRIISVSELNSYIKNNLENDSKLANIWVKGEISNFKRAFSGHLYFTLKDNNSLIKTVMFRSRALRLLFNPENGMSIIVRGYISVYERDGAYQLYAEEMEPDGIGALYVAFEQLKQKLEHEGLFDKRHKKNLPMLPGRVAIVTSPVGAAIRDITGIIQRRWPGMEMVLVPAAVQGNDAPAEIARGIELLNRLGGIDVIIVGRGGGSIEELWAFNTELVARSIFASDVPVISAVGHETDFTIADLVADVRAATPSAAAEIVVPDKIEMQRYLESLGARLYYAVQDDISLNRSKLERFMKSRVMQQPVAVICETRGQAVDRITERLNKAIKELIARDRNRLALLAGQVQALSPLATLSRGYSICTEHGSKEIISDIRQIEIGEKLDVQLKNGKLLCEVRKKM; from the coding sequence GTGTTGCGTATTATTTCAGTCAGTGAATTAAATTCTTATATTAAAAATAATCTGGAAAACGACAGTAAATTGGCTAATATATGGGTTAAGGGCGAAATCTCAAATTTTAAGAGAGCTTTTTCCGGTCACCTTTACTTTACTTTGAAAGACAATAACAGCCTTATAAAAACAGTTATGTTTCGTTCCAGGGCGCTCAGGCTTTTGTTTAACCCCGAAAATGGTATGTCAATTATTGTAAGGGGCTATATCAGTGTCTATGAAAGGGACGGGGCTTACCAGTTATATGCTGAAGAAATGGAGCCGGACGGTATCGGTGCATTGTATGTGGCCTTTGAGCAGTTAAAGCAAAAATTGGAGCATGAAGGATTGTTTGACAAAAGACATAAGAAAAACTTGCCCATGCTGCCTGGTAGAGTAGCTATAGTTACTTCTCCCGTAGGAGCGGCTATCAGAGATATAACCGGCATCATACAACGCCGCTGGCCAGGTATGGAAATGGTGCTGGTGCCTGCAGCGGTCCAGGGCAATGACGCCCCGGCAGAAATAGCACGGGGTATTGAGCTGTTAAATCGCCTTGGTGGCATTGATGTGATTATAGTAGGCAGAGGCGGAGGGTCAATTGAGGAACTCTGGGCTTTTAATACTGAGTTGGTGGCCCGCAGTATCTTTGCGTCTGATGTCCCGGTAATCTCCGCTGTAGGACATGAAACTGATTTTACCATTGCGGATCTGGTAGCCGATGTCAGGGCGGCTACTCCTTCCGCTGCCGCTGAAATAGTTGTACCGGATAAAATAGAAATGCAGCGCTACCTGGAAAGTCTCGGAGCGAGATTGTATTATGCAGTTCAGGATGATATAAGTCTTAACCGGAGTAAGCTGGAGCGTTTTATGAAAAGCCGGGTTATGCAGCAGCCTGTTGCTGTTATCTGCGAAACCAGGGGGCAAGCAGTGGATCGAATAACTGAGAGGCTGAATAAGGCGATAAAAGAGCTAATAGCCAGAGATCGCAACCGATTGGCTCTGCTGGCCGGACAAGTACAGGCGCTGAGCCCGTTGGCTACCCTATCACGCGGTTACAGCATATGTACAGAACACGGCAGCAAAGAAATAATTTCTGATATCAGACAAATAGAAATTGGGGAGAAGCTGGATGTACAATTGAAAAATGGCAAACTGTTATGTGAAGTGAGAAAGAAGATGTAA
- the amaP gene encoding alkaline shock response membrane anchor protein AmaP, which produces MGSFDRIVLGLYSFLLTIIIILSISFLSGWRYPVDLINLSGINQMQKETVAALLIILILAGIRLFFVSLKYQKAGKHAVVNDNALGEVRISLQAIEGLVEKKVLLMSGVRQAKPKIVAEPPGISLYMEIVVTPDINVPQISGLLQEQIKEYVFEVTGITVNNVKILVESFAVNKPRVE; this is translated from the coding sequence ATGGGCTCTTTTGACAGGATCGTTTTAGGTTTGTACTCATTTCTCTTGACCATTATCATAATTTTATCCATTTCTTTTCTGTCTGGTTGGCGTTACCCTGTTGACCTGATCAACCTATCCGGCATTAATCAGATGCAAAAGGAAACAGTGGCGGCCCTGCTGATAATTCTTATACTTGCCGGAATAAGGCTGTTTTTTGTTAGTTTAAAGTATCAGAAGGCTGGCAAGCATGCTGTTGTAAATGATAATGCTTTAGGTGAGGTACGTATATCACTGCAGGCGATAGAAGGATTAGTGGAAAAAAAGGTATTGCTTATGTCCGGTGTGCGCCAGGCTAAGCCCAAAATAGTAGCTGAACCCCCCGGTATTAGTTTGTATATGGAAATTGTAGTAACGCCTGATATTAATGTGCCTCAAATTTCCGGCTTACTGCAGGAACAAATTAAAGAATATGTTTTTGAAGTAACGGGTATTACTGTAAATAACGTAAAAATCCTGGTGGAGAGTTTTGCAGTTAATAAACCCCGTGTAGAATAG
- a CDS encoding DUF2273 domain-containing protein, protein MNYYELVIDIWDKHRGKIVGVVLGLIFGWFAITYGLLKAVFVSLCVGFGFYAGKRLDEQLERPEYLSRMFKERR, encoded by the coding sequence ATGAACTATTATGAACTCGTTATAGATATATGGGATAAACACAGGGGAAAGATTGTCGGAGTGGTTTTAGGACTTATTTTTGGTTGGTTTGCTATTACATATGGTCTTTTAAAAGCTGTTTTTGTTTCTTTGTGTGTTGGGTTTGGCTTCTATGCCGGAAAAAGATTGGACGAGCAATTGGAACGGCCCGAGTATTTATCCCGCATGTTTAAGGAACGACGCTAG
- the nusB gene encoding transcription antitermination factor NusB, with protein MSRREGRQIAMQILFQIEVGGIDPEEAFKNTVADSTCPVPIMEFARQLVFGTLGHLKEIDRVISEISKGWRLDRIANVDKTLIRMALYEIFYEDNIPLNVSANEAIELAKIFGGEESGKFVNGIIGKVVQKPDEYLTGGAEEKPAVVEETQAIESV; from the coding sequence ATGAGCAGGAGAGAAGGCCGGCAAATTGCTATGCAAATTCTCTTTCAGATAGAAGTAGGCGGTATTGATCCGGAAGAAGCTTTTAAAAATACAGTTGCAGATTCAACCTGCCCGGTGCCAATAATGGAATTTGCCAGACAACTGGTTTTTGGAACCCTCGGCCACCTTAAGGAAATAGATAGGGTAATTTCTGAAATCAGCAAGGGCTGGCGTTTGGATCGGATAGCCAATGTTGATAAAACCCTTATACGCATGGCCTTATATGAAATATTCTATGAAGATAATATTCCACTAAATGTTTCGGCCAATGAGGCGATAGAATTAGCCAAGATTTTTGGGGGAGAGGAATCCGGAAAATTTGTTAACGGTATTATAGGGAAGGTAGTGCAAAAACCAGATGAATACCTGACTGGCGGTGCGGAAGAGAAACCTGCCGTTGTGGAAGAAACACAGGCAATTGAATCAGTATAA
- a CDS encoding sulfide/dihydroorotate dehydrogenase-like FAD/NAD-binding protein translates to MYKILSKITLVPTLHEFVIEAPRVAKRCKAGQFIILRIHEEGERIPLTIADFDREKGTITIVFQEVGKSTKQLATLNAGDSMLDFVGPLGEASHIDNYGTVVCVAGGVGIAPVFPIARALKEAGNEVIGIMGCRCKDLIFWEDRMKDACTELRVTTDDGSYVCKGFVTDKLLDLINERGKENIAEVIAIGPVPMMRAVANLTREYGIKTIVSLNSTMVDGTGMCGCCRVTVGGEVKFACVDGPEFDAHAVDFEEMMRRGRIYKEEEQKSLEKYTNKSCTCSCGCGGAK, encoded by the coding sequence ATGTATAAAATATTGTCCAAAATTACTTTAGTACCCACACTTCATGAATTTGTCATTGAGGCACCCAGAGTGGCTAAGAGATGTAAAGCCGGGCAATTCATCATCCTGCGCATTCATGAAGAAGGAGAACGTATTCCGCTTACAATTGCTGACTTTGACCGGGAAAAAGGAACGATTACTATTGTATTCCAGGAAGTGGGGAAATCCACTAAACAATTAGCTACTCTTAATGCCGGTGACTCTATGCTTGACTTTGTTGGCCCGTTGGGAGAAGCCTCTCATATTGACAACTATGGTACAGTAGTGTGTGTAGCCGGCGGAGTCGGTATCGCACCCGTATTTCCGATTGCCCGGGCTTTAAAAGAAGCCGGTAATGAGGTTATAGGAATTATGGGATGCCGCTGCAAGGATCTTATTTTCTGGGAAGATCGGATGAAGGATGCCTGTACAGAGCTGCGCGTAACTACCGATGACGGTTCCTATGTATGCAAGGGTTTTGTAACAGATAAGCTTTTGGATCTTATTAATGAAAGAGGCAAAGAAAATATTGCTGAAGTTATTGCCATCGGCCCGGTGCCAATGATGAGGGCGGTAGCTAACTTAACCAGGGAATACGGTATAAAAACTATAGTCAGCTTGAACTCGACCATGGTGGATGGCACAGGTATGTGCGGCTGCTGCCGGGTTACTGTCGGCGGTGAAGTCAAGTTTGCCTGTGTGGATGGGCCTGAGTTTGATGCTCATGCTGTTGATTTTGAAGAAATGATGCGCAGAGGGCGTATTTATAAAGAGGAAGAGCAGAAGTCCTTAGAGAAATATACTAATAAAAGCTGCACCTGCAGTTGTGGTTGCGGAGGTGCCAAATAA